GTTACCCAGCCGGCTGCTTCGGCGGTATAGCCCATCAAATCCTGTAACATAGTTGGAATCAAGGCGCGGGATGCAAAGAGGACCAGCCCAACAATAAAGATAAACAGCAATCCTGTGACATAATTCCGATTGAGAATCAGTCGGTAGTCGAAAAAGGACTGCTCCGATGGCGTCCGCCAGGTATGCCAAATAAAATACAGGGCGGCAAAGCCGGCGAGATAAGCCTCTACCCAAATCTCTACCGAACTAAACCAGTTCAGATGCTGGCCACGGTCAAGCATCAACTGCAGCGCGCCGATGGCCAAGCTCAAACTGACAAAACCCGCCATATCAAAGCGCATGCGCCGCCCTGGTTTATCAGCTGGGAAAGATTTCCAGATACCCCAAAGGGCTAGCATGCCCACCGGCACATTAATAAAAAACACCCAGCGCCAGCCTATGCTGTCGGTCAGCCAGCCACCCAGAGTGGGGCCGACGATGGGGCCGACCATCACTCCCATGCCCCAGAGCGCCATGGCAGAGCCTTGCTTTTCGCGGGGATTGATGTCAAGCAGTGTGGTTTGCGACAAGGGCACCAGTGCCGCACCAAATGCCCCTTGAAACACCCGGGCAATGACAGTCTCCGCCAGGGAGGTCGAAATGCCGCACCACATGGAGGCCAGCGTAAAACCGGCTACCGAGGCCAGGAAAATATTGCGCCGTCCGAAGCGGTCCACCAGCCAGCCGGTCAAGGGCGTCGCAATGGCGGTGGCCACAATGTAAGAAGTCAGCACCCAACCAATCTGATTGAGCGAAACCGACAGGCTGCCCTGCATGTGCGGCAGAGCCACGTTAGCAATGGTGCTGTCCAGCGTTTGCATGATGGTCGCCAGCATAATGGCGAGAGTGATGAGCGGGCGGTTCAGACCCGGAGAATCAACTCCGGCTGTTGCAATACTCATCGTGGTGATTCTTCCAGAACCTGCTGCAGATGCTGAAGGAGCGTGGTTGCTTGGCGTAATGCTTCCTCATCCAGGTTTTGGAGTTTTTCGTGACGAAAATCAATGGCGATGCGTCGCACTTCGGCGTAAACACCATGACCCTGCTCCGTAAGAACCACCCGGCGGATTCGGCGATCTGCCGAGTCCATCTCACGGCGCACTAATCCTGCACGCTGCAGACGATCGAGCATCGCGACAACGGTGGGTTGTTCGACAGAGAGGCAATGGGCGAGCTCGGTCTGTGTCAGAGGCTCTTTAGCACGGGCCAGAAAAGCGATGCTCATCCAACTCGCCTGACTCAAGCCGAGACTTTTGAGCCGTCGGTCCAGGGCGTGTCGCCAGGACCGAGCAGTATCGTGCAGCGCCAGAGCAAATTTTTCCTGCAATGCATCGTTCCGCATCAGCGTTCCTTGCCAAATAGAATTTAGTTAGCCTTATTATACTTAGCCGTCTATGTACATGCAAGAAAAAACGCACTCAGCCAATTGTCGCGATCTTTTAGCGAGTTAGGCAGCTGATTTTTCCCGGCATGGGGTAAAAACTGAAGTTTCACCGCATTTCATATTTCCCTGAGCGCCGACCCTCAAGCCACCATACGCATGAGCGCTTGTGTGAATGATTTATGGAGGGGTTGGCAATAATCTGGCCAAAACCCCAGAATAAGGATCGGAGAGTGCTTCGTCCGCGATGAGCCTGCGGACATCGGAGAAGGCGAAACTGGTGCGGCCTTTGACTTTATGGCGGCGCTCTGGGTCTGGGGTCATACGGTCCGCATAAATCCAGGTCAGGGTGGTGGCCATCAGGCAGAACTGGAGATGATTGGTGACCGCATCGGCGGTACGGGTCTGGCTGCGAGCGCTGCCGATATCTTGTTTGATTTCCTTGAAACCGGCTTCGATTTTCCAGCGGGCACCATAGTATTCGATGATCTCAGTCACCGAGAGGGTCAGGTCCGTAGTGAAGAAGGCCACCCACTGGGTTTTGCGAAAAACCCAGACGACTCGTACGGGGCACCGCAGATTTTTAAGCATGAAAATCTGATCGTAGGCGCGTACCTCACGCTGCTTGCCATAGAGTAGCACAGTATAGGTCCGCGCCTGATCGCAGAACGGTGCGGCCAGATCACCTACCGAATCGCAGCGGTGTCCGTATTTGCGGGGCCGCCCCTGGGTCGTTTGGCTCGGAGCCTCCGGCCGCGCGTACAGGGCTGTATTGCTGCGCAAACGGGAGAGCAGATGCACGGGTTGTCCGCTGTGCTGCAGTGGCCCCCACAGGCCATTATTGCCGAACCAGGAATCACAGGAACTCATGGATGAGGTAAAGGGCACGATGACCGCCAGCAAGGTAAAGATGAACCAGTGCGCCCTCTCCCGACCGAGCCTGGCTTTTGAAAAAGCGGATTGAAAAGGGATAAGCAAATCGCGTAGCATGGACATTGAACAGGGCCTCTTCCGTTTTATAATCAGCGAGTTGATAGGCCTGATTATATCACAAAAAGCGCTTCTGTTCACTTCTAACAGATTGTTTGTTATCGAATAATTATAAAAAATCTGGTTTTCAAATGGCGCGTTAATTGACTTAGTTAATCTATATATAACACAATTATATGTCGGCAATTTTGGTTAAAAAGAAAAATAATGCGCTGAAAAAGCGTGAAACTTCAGGTAAAAAAACTTGATGCTGATTTGTAGCTAATGGATTCGGCAGGATTGCGAATGACCGCTTCCAGTCTTGAACTGCCGTTCAAGCTGGCCCCGACTCCCCGCGATTTTACCACCGATCATGCGGCATGGAGTAGTCCGATTCAACGATGGCACCAAGTCTTCGGTGTGTGCATCCTTCTTCAAGGCATTGCGGTCGTCAGGCATCCTCCTTCCCTCTGGGCTCCACATAAATCAGATTCTGGATCAACGACCCTTCATAGCCAAAATACCACAACTTTCCTTGGCTTCTCACCTCTTCTGCGGATGCGTTGCTCGATGTGCCCCGAGATCTCTCCCCCAGCGTCAAGCTTTTGCAGCACGGCATCACGGTTGCCGTCTTTGCGATAGAGCCAACCGATGGGCGTTTTCGGGTGCCCCCCAAGCCAGATCCCCACCGCATCCCGATCATAGGGATTGCCGGTATCCCGAGCAATCCGAACCTGGTTATCCGAAGGGATACCGGACAGACCAGAGGCTTCAGGGAACTCCTGATTAAACGCAAGATTTGATAGTCGTCGCATGGTTACAAGCTGTAGTGGTTTGCTGTACTGGTCACCGTAGTGTTCGCCCTGGTCCCGTTGCAGTCCAATATTGCTTGTCGGCGTACTGCCATTTGTAGAGCGGTGATGAAAGTACCTTGGAACATTGAGTAGTCCTCTATATCAGAAACCGTTTGGGTATAGATCGAAGGATTGGGAGATAAATACGGGGGATCACCCGCGCCTGATCTATACCGGACAAGAACCCAGAAAGGGAGTGGTGATGAACTACAAAGAAATCGAAGCGCCCGACGAACTGCTTTGCGGGGCGGCGTTTATCGAGGACGGGGCACCGGACCTGCTTATCGCTGCAGCCTGGGCTATAAATGGCTATCGCCACCCGGTTGACCATTTGCAGAATGCAGAGCCAGAGGAAGATATTGAAGATGAGTGATGCAACTCTCAACACAATCCCGCAAGACTTGGGGAAAGAGCTTGAAATGTTGGCCGACCTGCTTCCAGTGCAAGCTCCATTGCCCTACGAAAAGGCGAGGCTCTTGGTGTTATCTTGGACGCGCCTCGGCGAGGACGCTCTAGGCTGGGCTGGGGCGAATCTGGTTATCAAGATAGATCCCGACCCATACGAATCCCGAGGCCGGGCATACGATTCCACGCCTGCGCAACCGGTGAACAGATCGGTTGCGCTTTGGCAGCCATTCACACCGAAGCGCTGGCGTGCGCATGGAACAGAGGTGAGCCTGTTCGACCTGGCTGTCTATTTGAAGCTGAAGCTGGGGACGTGGGGCACCACTCCAATAGCCCGTCGGCGGCATGTTACTAAAGATCGGCTGAATGGCCTTGGACTTGGATGTCAGATTCATCCCGCGCACTCAACTGCCTCG
This sequence is a window from Acidithiobacillus ferridurans. Protein-coding genes within it:
- a CDS encoding DHA2 family efflux MFS transporter permease subunit — protein: MSIATAGVDSPGLNRPLITLAIMLATIMQTLDSTIANVALPHMQGSLSVSLNQIGWVLTSYIVATAIATPLTGWLVDRFGRRNIFLASVAGFTLASMWCGISTSLAETVIARVFQGAFGAALVPLSQTTLLDINPREKQGSAMALWGMGVMVGPIVGPTLGGWLTDSIGWRWVFFINVPVGMLALWGIWKSFPADKPGRRMRFDMAGFVSLSLAIGALQLMLDRGQHLNWFSSVEIWVEAYLAGFAALYFIWHTWRTPSEQSFFDYRLILNRNYVTGLLFIFIVGLVLFASRALIPTMLQDLMGYTAEAAGWVTAPSGLGTMLAMLIVGRLVGKVDLRALLAIGFGITAISLWQMQNYSLVISESNVIWPGVWQGLGLGLVFVPLSTATFATLSPEMRANGTAIYSLVRNVGSSLGISLVETLLTRNTQIAHVALTAHIDGRNPAYQNPAVASTYDPHSALGQLLLNTEITRQASMIAYIDDFWLMLVMTLAIFPLLLIIRSPKRDVTRSMPELTME
- a CDS encoding MarR family winged helix-turn-helix transcriptional regulator, giving the protein MRNDALQEKFALALHDTARSWRHALDRRLKSLGLSQASWMSIAFLARAKEPLTQTELAHCLSVEQPTVVAMLDRLQRAGLVRREMDSADRRIRRVVLTEQGHGVYAEVRRIAIDFRHEKLQNLDEEALRQATTLLQHLQQVLEESPR
- a CDS encoding IS701 family transposase — translated: MSMLRDLLIPFQSAFSKARLGRERAHWFIFTLLAVIVPFTSSMSSCDSWFGNNGLWGPLQHSGQPVHLLSRLRSNTALYARPEAPSQTTQGRPRKYGHRCDSVGDLAAPFCDQARTYTVLLYGKQREVRAYDQIFMLKNLRCPVRVVWVFRKTQWVAFFTTDLTLSVTEIIEYYGARWKIEAGFKEIKQDIGSARSQTRTADAVTNHLQFCLMATTLTWIYADRMTPDPERRHKVKGRTSFAFSDVRRLIADEALSDPYSGVLARLLPTPP